The Nocardia vinacea genome contains the following window.
CCCGAATCTGACCGGGGCAAGCATCGGTGACGCTCCTGGAAATCTCTGCTTCGCCGAGCCGGTTTCAGCAAACGGCAGTAGGGTGCTGGTCCGAGACCCTGGAAAGGCTGTGCGACGGAATCAGGGATGCGTACGCGGAGGTCTCGGGCAGGAGATGCGATGCCGATAACTTGGGTTCGATGGCTCGTACTGGGGGTCATATCGGCAGCTGCATTCGCCACATTGCCCGTGGGACCGGCAAGCGCCGATCCGGTCGATGACATCCCGGGTGGGCTGGAGCCGTTCTATCACCAGAAGCTGGACTGGAAGCCGTGTAACGACGCGGTGCTCGACGGTGCCGGGGCTCAGTGCGCGGGCGTTGTCGTGCCGCTCGACTACAACCGACCAGACTCGCGCACGCTGACAGTAGCGATCTCGCGTATCCCGGCCACCGACCCGGACCGCAGACGCGGGATCATGCTGTCCAACCCCGGTGGTCCCGGCGGTCCGGGCCTGAGCATGATTGCCGACCTCCGGGATCGGCTCACACCGGATGTCCGTGCCCAGTACGACCTGATCGGCATGGACCCGCGTGGTATCGGCCGATCGGACCGAATGAGTTGTGCGCTGCCGCTGCCCACCATGTTGTTCTCGGCTGGCTTCGACGCCTTCGGCTACGCGCGCGACGCCACCCTGGCCGCCGCGTTCGCGGCTTCCTGCGTAGCACCCGATCCCGAGAAGGCCCGATCCATCACCACCCGCAATACCGCCCGAGACATGGATGTCATCCGCAGCGCATTCGGTGAACGCGAGCTCAACTATTACGGCGACTCGTACGGCACTTACCTGGGCGCGGTGTACACGCAGATGTTCCCTCAGCACAGTGACCGGATCGTGCTGGACAGCGCCATCGACCCGGACCGCTACTGGATCGGCACTTACCAGGACATGGGTGCCGTCAACGAGGCCGGGCTCGACGACTGGGCGATCTGGGCGGCCCGCCAGGACGCCGACTACCACTTCGGTAGCAGCGCACCGCAAGTCCGAGCCTTTGTCGAGGACATGATCCGACGTGCCGCTACGCATCCGGTCATCGGCAACGGCTATCTCATCGACGAACACACCGTCCCGATGATGCTGCTGTCGCTGTTGTCGAATCCGAAGAAGAACACCGACCTCGCCGAGGTCGTGCGGGTGGTAGCCGACGCAGTGTCCGGGCTGCCCGTCGACATGGAGCAGCTGAAAGCGAAGATCAGCGGTCCCGTTGCGTTGGATGCCTCGGGCATGGCCGCAGTCCTGTGTGGCGACAAGGCTGCACCCCGAGATCTGGCTTGGTATCGCCGCAACATCGAAAGCGTCCGGGCGACCCAACCGGTGTTCGGCGCGTTCGCCAACAACGTCACCGCCTGCGCGTTTTGGCCGGAGCCGATCGAGCCACCCACCGCCGTGCACAACCCGACACCAGCCCTGATCCTGCAGGCAACTCGCGACACCCGCACCGCCTACCAGCAAGGCCTTGCACTGCACCAGGACCTGACAGCGTCACGAATGGTCACACTGGCAGACACCCGCGTGCACGGCGTCCTCGGCTCCGACCTGAGCCACTGCGTGAACGAGCTCGTCAACACCTACTTCCGTGACGGCACCCTCCCCGATGCTGACCTCACCTGCCAACGCGACCCCAACTATCCCCCCGACTACTAACCTGCGGTGACCGGCACGATCCACTCGACGGCCACCTGGATGCAGAACCGAGTGCCTCTCCGACGGTCATCCCGTTCGCCACCGAGCTTCGCACCACGTGGAGGACAACGGGATCGAACAACCAGCTGCGCCGGTAGCCCGCGAGAAATCGAACGCCCGATACAGCGCGGGCCGCCGCTGCCCGGCACCGAGCAGCGGCGCTCGAACCGGGTCAGGCCGACCCAGTCACCTTCGGTCCGACACCGTTCGTCGAACTGCCGGCACCATTCGTGGAAATCGCCACGGCGTCCTCGGACGGGCTCAGCGCCTCGCCGCCCGCGGTCAGCAAGCCCACGCGCTCAACGACATCCGGCCCGGCACCATTGGCCGCCTCACCCTTGGCCGCCTCGATTCCGCCGACGGTCCGCAGCGGCACTTCCTTCCAGAACAGCACCAGGATCAGCCCGAGCAGGGCCATACCGGTCACCGACAGGAATACCGTCGACATCGATTCCGCGAAACCGACCTTGAACGGCCGCGCCAGCTCGGGGCTGAGCTGCTGCACGATCGAACTGTCCTTCAGCACTCCGGCAGCTGCCGAAGTATCCTGCGCGAGTAGACCTTTCGCGAGTGCGGCATCAGCGGGATTGCTGCTCTGCGCGGCCTCGACCACGGCGTGCTGGAAGGCCGGATCGGTGGCCGCGGACTTCATCTCGGTGGAGATGTTCGGTGTCAGCTGCGCAAAGAGAATCGAGAGGAATACCGCGACGCCCATCGTGCCGCCGATCTGCCGGAAGAAGGTGGCCGCGGCGGTGGAGACGCCCATATCCTTGGGCGGCAACGCATTCTGCACAGCGATGGTGAGCGGCTGCATGAGATTGCCGAGTCCGAATCCGGTGCAGGCCATGAAGATCATCGCGACCCACAATGGGGTATCGGCAGTCACGAAGTGCAACAGGAACAAGCCGAGCGTCAGCATGGTCGCACCGATGAGCGGAAAGGCACGGTAGCGCCCGGTACGCGAAATGAGCTGGCCGGAAATGATCGACCCGGACATCATGCCGAGCACCATCGGCAGCATCTGCAGGCCCGCCATTGTCGGGCTGGCCCCGCGCACCACCTGCAGGTACTGCGGCAGCAGGGAAATACCGCCGAACATCGCTGAGCCCACCACGACCGAGATCACTACACCGAGCGCGAAGGTCTTATTGGCGAACATCCGCAGCGGGATCAACGCCTTATCCTTCATTACCTTCTCGACCAGCACGAACCCGATCACGCCGAGCACGCCGATGACGTAACAGAGGATGGATCGTCCACTGCTCCAGCCCCATTCGCGCCCTTGCTCGGCGACGATGAGCAGCGGCACCAGGCCGATCGCGAGCACCAGCACACCCCACCAGTCGACCCGGTCGGTGGAGTGCGGCCGCTTCGGCAGCTTGAGCACCCTGGAGACCACCGCGAGCGCGATCAGGCCGATCGGGACGTTGACCAGGAAGACCCAGCGCCAGCCGCTGACACCGAGGATGGTGTCCTGCCCGGCGAACACGCCGCCGAGCACCGGGCCGATCACGCTGGAGGTGCCGAATACCGCGAGGAAGTAGCCCTGGTACTTGGCGCGTTCGCGCGGGCTGACGATATCGCCGAGGATGGTCAGCGCCAGCGACATCAGGCCGCCCGCACCGAGTCCCTGGAATGCGCGGAATGCCGCGAGCTCGTACATCGACTGCGCCATCGTGCACAGCAGCGAACCGACCACGAAGATCGAGATCGCCGCCATGAAGAAGGGCTTGCGGCCGAACATATCGGACAACTTGCCGTACAGCGGCGTCGCGAGCGTCGCGGTGATCAGGTAGGCGGTGGTCGCCCAGGCCTGCATCGAATAGCCGTCGAGATCGTCGGCGATGGTGCGGATCGCGGTGGAGACGATCGTCTGGTCCAGCGCCGCGAGCAGCATGCCGAGCAGCAGACCACTCATGATGGTCAGGATCTGTCTATGGGTGAAGCCCGTGGGCTCCGCCACGGTGGCCGGTGCGGTCACGAATCGTTCTCCGTCTCGAGGTCGTACAGGTTCTGGTCTTGGCGGATGGCCGCGATCATGGCGGGCTTGGCCTGCTCGTAGTCGTCGACGAACTTCCGCAGCAGCCCGGCGAAGGCGGCCCGGTCCTGCGGCGTCCATGCCGCCATCACCCGGGTCAGGTTTTCGTGCCTACGCCTGCGGATCCGCTCGGCGACTTCCCGACCGCGCTCGGTGACGACCAGCACAGTGGCGCGGCCGTCGTTGCGATCGGCCTGCCGCTCGACCAGCTGCCGCTCGACCAAGTGGGCGACGTGCCGACTGATCGTCGACGCATCCGAATGCACCGCGTCGGCGAGTGCGCCCGAGCGCATCGGTCCGTCACAGAGCAGCCGGAACAGGACCGCGAAGGCCGCTGGATCCACGCCGTCCTTGCTCCGCATTTGCGCCGCGGTCCGCTCCCGGATCCGTTGCAGCCGGGTGAGCTGCATCGCGATCGCGTCGACCGACAGCTCGTCCTCATCCACTCGACTCTCACCTTTACTTGCGTCAATCAATTAGTTGCGTGATACAAGTATGTGCGCGAGCCAACGGCTAGGGCAAGTGAATAACCGGCCTTTACCGGCCCTTGAACTCCGGAGCTCGCTTCTCGAACACCGACTGGATGGCCTCGGTCAGATCCTCGGACGGCAGGAATGCGGAGTTCCACGCGGAGACATAGCGCAACCCGGCGGCCACCTGATCCTTGGTGCGCTGCTCGAGCACATCCTTCGCACCCTGCACCACCAGCGGCGGATTCGCGGCGATCTCGCGCGCGATGGCGTGCGCCGCGTCCAGTACCGCCTGCTGGTCGGCGAATACATCGTTGACCAGGCCGATCTTCTCGGCACGCGCCGCGTCGATGTCCTTACCGGTGTAGGCGAGTTCGCGCAGATGACCCTCGCCGATGATGCCGGGCAGCCGGTGCAGCGACCCGATATCGGCGACGATCGCGACCTTCGCCTCGCGCAGGCTGAACTTCGCGTCCGCGCTCGCATAGCGGATATCGGCGGCGGCGATCAGATCCAGCCCGCCGCCGATGCACCAGCCGGAAACCGCCGCGATAACCGGCTTGCGGCAATCGGCGACCGCGGTCACGGAGGCCTGCATACGGCGCACCTCGTAGAGGAAGTCGGTACGCGGCGCGGCCAGCGCCTTATCCGCCATCAGCGGACCGAACGTGCCTGCCATAGCAGGCAGGTCGAGTCCGTAGGAGAAATGCTTTCCGGAACCGGTGAGCACAATGGCGCGAACCTCGGGATCGGCGTCCAACCCGCGGAAAATCTCCGGCAGTTCTCGCCAGAAATCCGGACCCATGGCATTGCCCTTGCCGGGGCCGGTCAGCGTGACCTGCGCGACGTGGTCCTTGGTTTCGACGGTGAAAGCCTGCCAATCAGTCATTCGTCCAGCGTAAAGCAGGTGCGAGCAAGCCAGCCGACCAGTCCGTTCCGTGTGCAAATGCTGTGCAAAGTCGGTGCGCCGCACTGGTTCTCCCGTCGGACATCTCGACCACTGACCGGAAACTCGACCGGCACACTGCCCGCAATCGCTCTACTCTGGTTCCATGCGCAGGTCGCTTCCACCAGTCGCATGCCGGGTCGCAGATACCCTGATCGCGCGCGGCCACCACGGTGTCATCGTCACTCAGCCCGCTCCCACGCCCACCGCCGCCGATGCCGCACGGGCACTCGGCGTCGATGTGGGCGCCATCACGAAATCACTGGTGTTCCTCCTGGATGACGATCCGGTGCTGCTGCTGGTTTCCGGCGCACACCAGGTCGATCTCGGGCGCACCGGCGAACGGCTGGAAGGCAAGCTCACCCGCGCCCCCGCCGCGATGGTGCAGGAGGTGACCGGTCAGCCCATCGGCGGCATCGCCCCGGTCGGCCATCCCACCAACCTGCCGACCTGGGTGGATAACGTCCTGTCCACGCACCGGGAGGTCTGGGCCGCGGGCGGCCATCCGAATACCGTGTTCCGCACCTCGTTTCGCGAACTGGTGCGCATCACCGCCGGGCTTCCGATCGACGTGGACTGAGCGCCACACAAGCGCGCGGCGTAGTTTCGTCATGTGAGCGAACGGAGCGAGAGAACCAACAACACAGCACCAACGGTCGCAGCGGAGCCGAGCGCTAGCGAGGCGCAGCTGTGACTGATGCTCAACCCCCCGCCACGGACATCCAGATTCCCGATGATCTGAGCGGTATCACCGCCGAGCTGTACCGCGCCTCCATGCGGCACTATCCGGCGGGCGTCACCGTCGTCACCCTGGGTTCCGCGAACGGCCCGGTCGGCTTCACCGCGACATCCTTCGCATCGCTGTCCCTGGAGCCCCCGCTGGTCTCGTTCAATATCGCCCACTCCTCGTCGAGCCTGACGGCATTGCAGGCGGCCGACTCGGTGGTGGTCCATTTCCTCGGCGAACACCAGCACGATCTGGCCAAGCGTTTCGCCCGCACCGCCGATCAACGCTTCAGTGACCGCTCCCTGTGGACCACCCTGGACACCGGCGAGCCCGTGCTGCACGGCACGCCCATCTGGATCCGCGCCACCATCCAGCAGTTGATTCCCCTCGGCGACCACACCCTCGTCGTCGGCCTGGTCACCCGGGTCCACGACAACACCGACGAACAGCCCAGCGCCGCTCCGCTGCTCTACTACCGCGGCCGCTACTACCGCCCGACCTCGCTCGAAGACTGAACGCGGCCGGGCGGATTCACCTGCTCGACGTCGTGCGGCGACAATCAGCCGATCGAGCAGGGCGCGGCGCCGTCGTTGGAGTCGGGACGGGCGAAGGGACGGGTCTCGGGCGTCGGATTCCAAAGTCCGTCGGTGCTGGCGTAATTCCACGACGCACCCTTGTCTACGAGGGTGGCGATGGCCTCGACCAGCCGATCCACATCGTCGGAGCTGGTGCCGAGGCCGATGCTGGCACGCAGCGCACCGTCCAGGCCGAGCCGCTCGAGCAGCGGGTGGGCACAGAAGCGGCCGTCGCGAATGCCGATGCCGTGTTCGGCGGAGAGGTAGGCCGCGACGTGTCCCGGGATGAATCCGTCCAGCGTGAAGGCGACGATGCCGACGGTGTCGGGGCTGTCGTCCCAGATGCGCAGCAGGTTGACGCCCGGAATCGCGGACAGCCTGGTGCGCAGGCGATCGGCGAGCCGTCGCTCATGCGCGGCAAGGGTTTTCGGATCGATCGCGCACAGCGCGTCACATGCGGCGGCGAGTGCAGCCGCACCCAGGACATTCGGAGAACCGGCCTCGTGACGCTGCGGCGCCGATGCCCATTCCGCGCTGGTAGTGGTGACCTCGCGGACCGCCCCGCCGCCCGCCAGATACGGTTCGGCGGCATCGAGCCAATCCCGGCGTCCGACAAGCACTCCCGCGCCGAACGGTGCGTAGAGCTTGTGGCCGGAAAAGGCGAGGTAGTCGATTCCGGTGCCGCGCAGGCTGATTCGACGATGCGGCGCCAGTTGCGCGGCATCGACCAGGATGCGCGCACCGCACTGGTGCGCGATAGTGGCCAGGCGCTCGAGTGGCAGCACCTCCCCCGTCACATTCGACGCGCCGGTGACCGCGAGCAATGCCGCTGGCTTACTGCATAATTCGGCGATCAGCTGGCGGATCGTCTCCTCGACGGTCGCCGCGGCCTTGACGACGCGGCGACCGTGCCGGGTCCAGGGCAGGAAGTTCGCATGATGTTCGATATCCAGCACCACGGTGTCGCCGGGGACACATGCGGCGAGCAGATTCAGCGAATCGGTGGTGTTGCGGGTGAACACCGCGACCTGGTCGTCGGCGGCGTCGAGGAAGCGGGTGACCGAACCGCGCGCGGCCTCGTAGCACTCGGTGGAGATCCGCGAGGCGTAACCGGCACCGCGGTGCACGCTCGCGTAGAACGGCAGCAGCTGCTGCACGCGGTCGGTGACCTGCGCCAATGCCGGTGCGCTAGCGGCGTAGTCGAAGTTCGCGTAGGTGGTCGTTCCGCCCTGTACGAGCGGCACCTGGAGGTCGTCGCCGGAGACCCGGGCGAGGGCGGCACAGGGGGACGGCAGTCGGCGGGGTGGGTAAACACAGCTCTGCTCAACTACAGCGGTCATCACAAAATCCCATCGGCTGTGGGACCCGAAATCAGGTGATCATCCGAGTCCGCGCTTGCCGCACCCGGTCGGGCTGCGGCCCGGTCGTCACCCGGAGCACCCCACCGCGGAGGAGGGTTGCCGACCAGCTAGCCGGGGCTTGACGCTGGTACTCATGACCTGAACCGAGATTGGCAGATGCCGCACCGCTCTGTCAACCGACCACTTGCTGCATACACATGCAGTCGAATAAATAACCTTGCAATGCGGAGCGATGTGCGGTCTGATCGAGAGGTGACGCTTTCCCTGTTGCTCAGCTTTATCGGCCTGTGCATTCTGCTGTCGATCACGCCCGGCCCGGATTCATTCCTGGTGCTGCGATTCTCGATCGTGGACGCGCGACCCGGCATTGCCGCGGCGATCGGCTCGGCACTGGGCGGGATCGTGTGGGCAGTGGTGGTCGCGGCGGGCGTCGCCGCCCTGCTGGAACAGTCCGCGACGGCCTACCGGACACTAAAGGTCATCGGCGGAATCTACTTGGTGTACTTGGGAATTCGGGCGCTGATCGATCACCGTAAGCAGCGCAGGGCGGGCACCGCCGCGGCGTCCGGACAGTCGGCCGCGGAGGCTCCCGCATCGATCCGCTCGGCATTCGCCGCAGGCCTGGTGTCGTGCATGTTCAACCCGAAGGTCGGGCTGTTCTACCTGGCGGTACTGCCGCAATTCCTTACCGATGTCACCTTTCTGAACACCCTCGCCCTCGGCGCCATCGAATGCTCCATCGCCGCCGTCGAGATGATCCTGCTCGCCATGCTGGCGTCACGAGCGGTTGCGATGTTGCGCCGCCCACAGGTTCGCGATCGGCTAGAACAGATCAGCGCGGCCATCCTCGCCGCGCTCGGCATCGGCACGGCCGCTTCTGCCGCGTGATCGGACTAACCGGTAAGCACCGGCCAGGCGCACAAACGTCACGACTTCGGCGTAATGTCCTTGCGCCACAGTAATAGTGACGCGACCAACGAGCGAGCCCGCTGACCACATTCACCGTTGCGAGCGGGTGGGCGATAGCACGCCCACGCTCACAGCCGACCGTTGCCAGTCGGCAGTCCCCGCCTTATGCACTGGCGCGCTGCGGGGTTGACGCTTCGCAGCCACCTGCCACCACGGGGGTGGTCTTCCGGTCGGCTCCACGTCCGTTTACCGTCTCCCGGCCACTCCGGGCGACGTACTGTTCCAGATTGAGCGCGGCGTTGAGGTCCCGATCCAGGCTCAGACCACACACGTCGCAGGTGAATGTTCGCTCGGCCAACGACAGTTTGGGTTTCACCGTCTGACAAGACGAGCAGGTCTTGCTGCTGGGATACCAGCGATCCGCGATGAGGAGATGGCCACCGTTCCAGCGGGTCTTGTAGTCGAGTAGACGGCGGATCGTCGCGAAACCGGCGTCACTGATGAACCGCGCCAACCGGCGGTTGCCCACCATCCCGGTGACATTCAGATCCTCCACCACCACGGTGCCGTATTCGGCGGCGAGGCGGGTGGTGAGTTTGTGCAGACCGTCGCGGCGCAGGTGCGTCACCCGATGGTGGAGCCAGTTGCGCATCGCGTTGGCGCGTTCCCACCTCTTGCTGGGGCGCTGTCCTGCGCGCCGGTCAGGCCCACGACGGCGAGCCACTCGCCGCGACAGTCGGGCCAGTTGCCGCCGCGCACGTTCGAGATGGCGTGGGTTGGCGATGATCTCGCCGGTGGACAGCACAGCCAGGTGGGTGATGCCGACATCCACCCCGATCACCGCGTCCGGGCGGGCGGGTCGGCTGACGCTGCGGGTGACTTCTACAGTGAACGCCACGTGCCAGCGCCCGGCCTCATGGCGGACGGTGGCGGACAGTATCCGCGCGGTCCCGTTCGCGAGGCGACGTTCGAGTCTGCGGGTGTTCTCGTGGGTTTTGATGGTGCCCACTCTGGGCAGGGTGACGTGGTGGCGGTCGGGTTCGACGCGGATGGCACCGGTGGTGAACCGGGTCGAGGGCGGGGTACAGCGGCGCGATCTGAAGCGAGGGAACCCGACGGGTTTGCCTTTGCGCTTGCCGCGTTTGGAATCGGCGAAGTTGCGCAACGCGCGCGCCACTCCGTCGAGACCGGTGTTGTAAGCCTCCTTCGAGCATTCCGACCACCACGGAGCGACGTCGTCTTTGGCCTGGTTCCACGCACGACGCAGCGCGGGCAGATTCCAGCCCAGCGGTGGAGTGAGATCGGAATCGGCGATACCGTAGGAGCGTTCAGCATCGCGTTGGGCGAGGTTCGCGCGCACCGCTGCAAGCGCCCAATTGAATGCGAACCGCGACGCCCCCGCATGGCGGTGCAGATCGCGGACCTGCGCGGGCGTCGGGTCGAGCGCAAAACGGTAAGCCTGCGTCACACTCGTCACGGCACTCACACCGTCACCTCGACAGCGAATAGCGGCGCGCAAAGCGAGCTGCGTCTGGTCCCTTCTTGCACCAGGTCGTCGATGGTCTCGGACCCGTCGAGCACTGCGACCTGCCGATCCGAGGCAGCCGACGTCGCAGTCAGGTGCTCAATCCCGAAGCGGGTCAGCCGGTCCCGGTGCTCCACGACGATCACTGTAGCCTCAGGGTCCGACATTGACCCCGTGATGTCCGGCTGATCGATGGCCTGGAGGAGGCCGGTTTCGTCATCCGCACCCGCGATTCGACGGACCGGCGCAAATACCGGCTTTCCATCACCCAGTCCGGACGCGCCGAGCGCCGCAAGACCGATCAACTCATCGAAGAGGCCGCCGAGCGGGTGCTGCACCGCCTCGACGAGGACGAGCGGCAGACCCTGCACCGCCTTGCGCTGAAGGCACTGGGCGAAGAATTCTGACCGATACCGCAGGTACCGTAGACAGTTGGTCACCGTGGCGTTTGCCCACTGGTAACCCTGCTGTGAAACAACAACGAGGAAGCGCTAGGCAGGTCTATGAGAGGTGGGCAGGACGTGATGCTGCGGCCGCAGCTCGACACCACGGCGGGCACAGACCCGACCGACGGGCTCCGCACGCCGGAACCCTTGCTACGCGCCGCACTCGCGCCGCAGGCCAGGACCCTTGTCGACATCCTGAACAGCACCGCCGAAGCCCACCCGGAGGCGCCCGCGATCGATGACGGTCGCGTGGTGCTCAGCTACACCGAATTGCTGGCCGAAATCGACGCCGGAGTCGTGCGCTTGGCCGCGGCGGGTGTACGTCCCGGCGACCGCGTCGGCGTGCGCATGCCGTCCGGCACACATGAGCTTTACGTCACTATTCTGGCCATTCTTTATGCCGGTGCGGCCTACGTTCCGGTGGACGCCGACGATCCGGACGAGCGCGCCCAGCTCGTCTTCTGCGAGGCCCGCGTCACCGCGATCGTGACCGCGGCAGGCGTCGAGCCGTCGGCCGTCGAACGGCCCGAGTCCGTCGGCGCCTCGACCGTTCGCCCTACGCCCAGCGACGACGCGTGGATCATCTTCACCTCCGGATCCACCGGAACCCCGAAGGGCGTCGCGGTCACCCACCGCAATGCCGCCGCCTTCGTCGACGCGGAAGCGCGCCTGTTCCTGCCGGATGCCCCGATCGGTCCGGACGACCGGGTGCTCGCCGGACTCTCGGTCGCCTTCGACGCCTCCTGTGAGGAAATGTGGCTCGCCTGGCGCAACGGCGCCTGCCTGGTGCCCGCGCCGCGTGCCCTGGTCCGCACCGGCGCGGATCTCGGTCCCTGGCTGGTCCGCCGCGAAATCAGCATCGTCTCAACGGTTCCCACACTCGCCGCGACCTGGCCCGTCGAGGCGCTCGACCCGGTCCGGCTACTGATCTTCGGCGGTGAAGCGGTGCCGCCCGAGCTGGCCGAACGTCTCGCCGGAAAATCCGCGACGCGAGCGAAGGGCCGCGAAGAGGTCGCCGACCACGCAGCGCCCGGCGAAAGCCCCGAGTCAGATGCCGATTCCGAGCGCGAGGTCTGGAATACCTACGGCCCCACCGAAACAACGGTGGTCGCGTGTGCGGCACTGCTGGACGGCGGCTTCCCGGTCCGCATCGGACTTCCGCTGGACGGCTGGGATCTTGCGGTCGTCGATGCCGCCGGAAATCCGGTGGACGAGGGCGAATCCGGTG
Protein-coding sequences here:
- a CDS encoding MarR family transcriptional regulator; the encoded protein is MDEDELSVDAIAMQLTRLQRIRERTAAQMRSKDGVDPAAFAVLFRLLCDGPMRSGALADAVHSDASTISRHVAHLVERQLVERQADRNDGRATVLVVTERGREVAERIRRRRHENLTRVMAAWTPQDRAAFAGLLRKFVDDYEQAKPAMIAAIRQDQNLYDLETENDS
- the tnpB gene encoding IS607 family element RNA-guided endonuclease TnpB; this translates as MSAVTSVTQAYRFALDPTPAQVRDLHRHAGASRFAFNWALAAVRANLAQRDAERSYGIADSDLTPPLGWNLPALRRAWNQAKDDVAPWWSECSKEAYNTGLDGVARALRNFADSKRGKRKGKPVGFPRFRSRRCTPPSTRFTTGAIRVEPDRHHVTLPRVGTIKTHENTRRLERRLANGTARILSATVRHEAGRWHVAFTVEVTRSVSRPARPDAVIGVDVGITHLAVLSTGEIIANPRHLERARRQLARLSRRVARRRGPDRRAGQRPSKRWERANAMRNWLHHRVTHLRRDGLHKLTTRLAAEYGTVVVEDLNVTGMVGNRRLARFISDAGFATIRRLLDYKTRWNGGHLLIADRWYPSSKTCSSCQTVKPKLSLAERTFTCDVCGLSLDRDLNAALNLEQYVARSGRETVNGRGADRKTTPVVAGGCEASTPQRASA
- a CDS encoding aminotransferase class V-fold PLP-dependent enzyme encodes the protein MTAVVEQSCVYPPRRLPSPCAALARVSGDDLQVPLVQGGTTTYANFDYAASAPALAQVTDRVQQLLPFYASVHRGAGYASRISTECYEAARGSVTRFLDAADDQVAVFTRNTTDSLNLLAACVPGDTVVLDIEHHANFLPWTRHGRRVVKAAATVEETIRQLIAELCSKPAALLAVTGASNVTGEVLPLERLATIAHQCGARILVDAAQLAPHRRISLRGTGIDYLAFSGHKLYAPFGAGVLVGRRDWLDAAEPYLAGGGAVREVTTTSAEWASAPQRHEAGSPNVLGAAALAAACDALCAIDPKTLAAHERRLADRLRTRLSAIPGVNLLRIWDDSPDTVGIVAFTLDGFIPGHVAAYLSAEHGIGIRDGRFCAHPLLERLGLDGALRASIGLGTSSDDVDRLVEAIATLVDKGASWNYASTDGLWNPTPETRPFARPDSNDGAAPCSIG
- a CDS encoding YbaK/EbsC family protein, which codes for MRRSLPPVACRVADTLIARGHHGVIVTQPAPTPTAADAARALGVDVGAITKSLVFLLDDDPVLLLVSGAHQVDLGRTGERLEGKLTRAPAAMVQEVTGQPIGGIAPVGHPTNLPTWVDNVLSTHREVWAAGGHPNTVFRTSFRELVRITAGLPIDVD
- a CDS encoding LysE family translocator, which gives rise to MTLSLLLSFIGLCILLSITPGPDSFLVLRFSIVDARPGIAAAIGSALGGIVWAVVVAAGVAALLEQSATAYRTLKVIGGIYLVYLGIRALIDHRKQRRAGTAAASGQSAAEAPASIRSAFAAGLVSCMFNPKVGLFYLAVLPQFLTDVTFLNTLALGAIECSIAAVEMILLAMLASRAVAMLRRPQVRDRLEQISAAILAALGIGTAASAA
- a CDS encoding MDR family MFS transporter translates to MTAPATVAEPTGFTHRQILTIMSGLLLGMLLAALDQTIVSTAIRTIADDLDGYSMQAWATTAYLITATLATPLYGKLSDMFGRKPFFMAAISIFVVGSLLCTMAQSMYELAAFRAFQGLGAGGLMSLALTILGDIVSPRERAKYQGYFLAVFGTSSVIGPVLGGVFAGQDTILGVSGWRWVFLVNVPIGLIALAVVSRVLKLPKRPHSTDRVDWWGVLVLAIGLVPLLIVAEQGREWGWSSGRSILCYVIGVLGVIGFVLVEKVMKDKALIPLRMFANKTFALGVVISVVVGSAMFGGISLLPQYLQVVRGASPTMAGLQMLPMVLGMMSGSIISGQLISRTGRYRAFPLIGATMLTLGLFLLHFVTADTPLWVAMIFMACTGFGLGNLMQPLTIAVQNALPPKDMGVSTAAATFFRQIGGTMGVAVFLSILFAQLTPNISTEMKSAATDPAFQHAVVEAAQSSNPADAALAKGLLAQDTSAAAGVLKDSSIVQQLSPELARPFKVGFAESMSTVFLSVTGMALLGLILVLFWKEVPLRTVGGIEAAKGEAANGAGPDVVERVGLLTAGGEALSPSEDAVAISTNGAGSSTNGVGPKVTGSA
- a CDS encoding flavin reductase family protein, whose amino-acid sequence is MRHYPAGVTVVTLGSANGPVGFTATSFASLSLEPPLVSFNIAHSSSSLTALQAADSVVVHFLGEHQHDLAKRFARTADQRFSDRSLWTTLDTGEPVLHGTPIWIRATIQQLIPLGDHTLVVGLVTRVHDNTDEQPSAAPLLYYRGRYYRPTSLED
- a CDS encoding alpha/beta fold hydrolase, producing MGPASADPVDDIPGGLEPFYHQKLDWKPCNDAVLDGAGAQCAGVVVPLDYNRPDSRTLTVAISRIPATDPDRRRGIMLSNPGGPGGPGLSMIADLRDRLTPDVRAQYDLIGMDPRGIGRSDRMSCALPLPTMLFSAGFDAFGYARDATLAAAFAASCVAPDPEKARSITTRNTARDMDVIRSAFGERELNYYGDSYGTYLGAVYTQMFPQHSDRIVLDSAIDPDRYWIGTYQDMGAVNEAGLDDWAIWAARQDADYHFGSSAPQVRAFVEDMIRRAATHPVIGNGYLIDEHTVPMMLLSLLSNPKKNTDLAEVVRVVADAVSGLPVDMEQLKAKISGPVALDASGMAAVLCGDKAAPRDLAWYRRNIESVRATQPVFGAFANNVTACAFWPEPIEPPTAVHNPTPALILQATRDTRTAYQQGLALHQDLTASRMVTLADTRVHGVLGSDLSHCVNELVNTYFRDGTLPDADLTCQRDPNYPPDY
- a CDS encoding crotonase/enoyl-CoA hydratase family protein; amino-acid sequence: MTDWQAFTVETKDHVAQVTLTGPGKGNAMGPDFWRELPEIFRGLDADPEVRAIVLTGSGKHFSYGLDLPAMAGTFGPLMADKALAAPRTDFLYEVRRMQASVTAVADCRKPVIAAVSGWCIGGGLDLIAAADIRYASADAKFSLREAKVAIVADIGSLHRLPGIIGEGHLRELAYTGKDIDAARAEKIGLVNDVFADQQAVLDAAHAIAREIAANPPLVVQGAKDVLEQRTKDQVAAGLRYVSAWNSAFLPSEDLTEAIQSVFEKRAPEFKGR